The proteins below come from a single Natranaerofaba carboxydovora genomic window:
- a CDS encoding DNA polymerase Y family protein: MSKRTIFHVDVNSAYLSWEAIDRLEKGYELDLRTVPSIVGGDEEKRHGIVLAKSIPAKKYGISTGETLFMAKRKCPFLKTVPPNYTLYTRCSEEMVRVLEEYSPLIQQYSIDEMFLDYTNMEKHFGEEITAAHEIKERIKKELGFTVNIGIGPNKLLAKMASELKKPDRVHTIYPDEIADKMWPLDTKELLMVGSRTREKLANRGIKTIGELARSKPYYLERFLKSHGILIWNYANGIENSPVRREGLPMKGLGNSSTLPFDVKDMDTAKKILLSLTETVSMRLRKSKKSAGLVSIKLKNSSFLSYSHQKKLEVPTDSTKKVYHHAKELLKEAWQKEPIRHMGIHLSDLCSNELHQLTIFSYNNEKESKMDNAIDKLRQKYGHEVLIRSCFLHSGLDPMLGGVIKEKDYPMMSSLL; encoded by the coding sequence ATGTCTAAAAGAACTATCTTCCACGTGGACGTAAATTCTGCTTATCTCTCCTGGGAAGCCATAGATAGGCTAGAAAAGGGCTATGAACTTGACTTAAGAACTGTTCCTTCCATAGTGGGAGGAGATGAAGAAAAGCGCCATGGCATCGTACTTGCAAAATCAATCCCTGCAAAAAAATACGGCATTTCAACAGGAGAAACCCTTTTTATGGCAAAAAGAAAGTGCCCTTTTCTTAAAACTGTTCCTCCAAACTATACTCTCTACACCAGATGTTCTGAAGAGATGGTCAGGGTGTTAGAAGAATACTCTCCTTTAATACAGCAGTATTCTATAGACGAAATGTTTTTGGACTACACCAATATGGAAAAACACTTTGGCGAAGAAATAACAGCAGCCCATGAAATTAAAGAAAGGATAAAAAAAGAACTGGGCTTTACAGTTAATATAGGAATAGGCCCCAACAAACTTCTTGCCAAAATGGCTTCTGAGCTAAAAAAGCCCGATAGGGTTCATACTATTTATCCTGATGAAATAGCCGACAAGATGTGGCCTCTTGATACAAAAGAACTTTTGATGGTTGGAAGTAGAACAAGAGAAAAGCTTGCAAATAGAGGGATAAAAACCATCGGAGAGCTTGCTAGATCAAAGCCATATTACTTAGAACGTTTCTTAAAAAGCCACGGTATATTGATATGGAACTACGCAAATGGAATTGAAAATTCACCTGTTCGAAGGGAAGGTCTTCCCATGAAGGGGCTTGGCAACTCTTCTACCCTCCCCTTCGATGTAAAGGATATGGACACAGCCAAAAAAATTCTTCTTTCTCTTACAGAAACAGTGTCAATGAGGCTTAGAAAATCAAAAAAATCTGCTGGCCTTGTTTCTATAAAGTTAAAAAACAGTTCTTTTTTATCCTATTCACACCAGAAAAAGCTTGAAGTACCAACAGATTCTACCAAAAAAGTTTATCATCATGCCAAAGAACTTTTGAAAGAAGCCTGGCAGAAGGAACCTATTAGGCATATGGGGATTCATCTTTCAGATCTATGTTCAAATGAACTCCATCAGCTTACTATCTTTTCTTACAATAACGAAAAAGAAAGTAAAATGGATAATGCAATTGATAAGCTGCGCCAAAAATATGGTCATGAAGTATTGATCCGCTCCTGTTTTTTACATTCAGGCCTAGATCCCATGCTTGGCGGAGTCATTAAAGAAAAAGATTATCCTATGATGTCAAGTCTTTTATGA
- a CDS encoding N-acetylmuramoyl-L-alanine amidase, with translation MKSVKAIVLLMFFLLVLSSLGTAIVNAADEGQDQGEAFISASTLNVRSGPGTDYSKLGEVHVGESYHIVDEHTDSSKEYSEWVKISLPENFDYSEGWVSADYVNSYAPLQGISIALDPGHGGPWDPGAVGPTGLTEKEVALDVSLRLENLLEDLGAEVYMTRETDIDVPLWSRVNTATWTGADMFISIHANGSYNRGSQGTETYYSNFFGYQDYYLAASLQNSLVNHLGRMDRGVLNGNHLYILNRSTMPSALVELAFMTNYDEEYLLSTDYFRQSAAQGLTEGIVSYVYNYHY, from the coding sequence ATGAAATCTGTCAAAGCCATTGTTTTATTAATGTTTTTTTTACTGGTTCTAAGTTCCCTAGGCACAGCTATAGTTAATGCAGCAGATGAGGGACAAGATCAAGGAGAAGCCTTTATATCTGCTAGTACACTAAACGTTAGAAGTGGACCTGGTACCGACTATTCAAAGTTAGGTGAAGTGCACGTTGGAGAAAGTTATCATATAGTGGACGAGCATACGGATAGTTCTAAGGAATACAGTGAATGGGTAAAAATCAGTTTGCCAGAAAATTTTGATTACAGTGAAGGCTGGGTTAGTGCTGATTATGTTAATAGCTATGCACCTCTTCAAGGTATTAGTATAGCATTAGACCCTGGTCATGGCGGACCCTGGGATCCGGGTGCAGTAGGGCCTACTGGATTAACAGAGAAAGAAGTTGCATTAGATGTGTCCTTAAGATTGGAGAATTTACTTGAGGACTTAGGTGCAGAAGTTTATATGACTAGAGAAACTGATATTGATGTGCCGCTTTGGAGTAGAGTTAATACAGCGACATGGACCGGAGCAGATATGTTTATAAGTATACATGCTAATGGATCTTACAACAGGGGGTCCCAAGGTACAGAAACCTATTATTCAAACTTCTTTGGTTATCAAGACTATTATTTGGCAGCAAGTTTACAAAATAGCTTAGTAAATCATTTAGGTAGAATGGACAGAGGAGTGCTAAACGGCAATCACTTGTATATTCTTAATCGTTCTACTATGCCTTCTGCTTTAGTTGAATTAGCTTTTATGACAAATTATGATGAAGAGTATCTATTAAGCACCGATTACTTTAGGCAAAGTGCTGCCCAGGGTTTGACTGAAGGTATCGTAAGCTACGTATATAATTATCATTATTAG
- the rd gene encoding rubredoxin, whose translation MDKKALRSISYGLYIVCSKKGDKWNGQIANTIIQITSEPVTIAVSINKENLTHEYVKESKVFSASVLTQDIPMETIGHFGFKCGRDIDKFKDIDCEKGVTGAPLFKDFSLSVLEAEIINSIDVYTHTIFVGKLVDAQIVGEGEPMTYAYYHQVKKGKAPKTAPTYQAEDTSRETENKNEKESPEGENEKYRCIVCGYIYDPKEGDPTNDVSPGTSFGDIPESWVCPICGAGKDDFELVK comes from the coding sequence ATGGACAAAAAAGCATTAAGAAGTATCAGTTATGGATTATATATAGTCTGCTCCAAAAAAGGAGATAAGTGGAACGGACAAATAGCCAACACCATCATCCAGATCACTTCTGAACCTGTAACTATTGCCGTAAGCATTAACAAAGAAAATCTAACCCATGAATACGTAAAAGAAAGTAAAGTTTTTAGTGCTTCAGTCTTAACACAGGACATTCCCATGGAGACGATTGGACACTTCGGGTTCAAATGCGGTAGAGACATTGATAAATTTAAAGATATAGATTGTGAAAAAGGGGTGACAGGAGCACCTTTATTTAAAGACTTTTCACTTTCTGTTCTAGAAGCCGAAATAATAAACAGCATAGATGTTTATACCCATACCATCTTTGTAGGTAAGCTAGTTGATGCCCAAATAGTAGGAGAAGGCGAACCCATGACCTACGCTTATTACCACCAGGTCAAAAAAGGAAAAGCCCCAAAAACAGCTCCCACTTACCAGGCTGAAGACACCTCTAGAGAAACAGAAAATAAAAATGAAAAAGAATCACCAGAAGGTGAAAACGAAAAATATCGCTGTATCGTATGTGGGTACATCTATGACCCTAAAGAAGGAGACCCGACAAATGATGTTTCCCCAGGGACTTCCTTTGGAGACATCCCTGAATCCTGGGTTTGTCCTATTTGTGGGGCAGGTAAGGACGATTTTGAATTAGTAAAATAA
- a CDS encoding LolA family protein, producing MTSKRKEELLDKFIDDINNDQKPRVYKKEKINQELTPDLEEDFETIRKLKRCKQLRPDSRSNENYRTSESIGRTIVKKPVFKGVAAAFACFLLLFFGGIFTDDNNANIVQAMVEKYEEITGYSAEVKVTSIDNGEVTHETFREINFKKPDLYKAVESWDNVKRTNISDGDTLWIINEAVDKSTDTSNKSVTVEPLFPEKELWRYHLGTQISGIDEAEIIEEMDKEEIAGRSARVIRYKYNEKEEYWHKIWIDEEEKFPLKLILKGGPDSKLVVEYENLEINPGFDENTFVFDELDVDIDSIDKSLTFNKLLDDKQELESLLEREVYSLDKDDVSGKDIDLELNKVGYIDTNWLYQGVLRYEDKEDKENFLDIYQGTAREEEMLLFGGGEKGEVGKIGEDNLLEFLEGETGLFDNYPKPVNYLRFRINGGNAENGKDKVAIVSNLPAEVMVNFAEELTGKQIKLEGY from the coding sequence ATGACTTCTAAAAGGAAAGAAGAATTGTTAGATAAATTTATAGATGATATTAATAACGATCAAAAGCCTCGTGTATATAAAAAAGAGAAAATTAATCAAGAGTTGACCCCAGATTTGGAAGAAGATTTTGAAACGATAAGAAAGCTAAAACGTTGTAAACAATTAAGACCAGATAGCAGGTCAAATGAAAATTATAGAACCAGTGAATCTATTGGGAGAACTATTGTGAAAAAGCCTGTATTTAAAGGAGTAGCAGCGGCTTTTGCATGTTTTTTACTCTTGTTCTTTGGAGGAATATTTACAGATGATAATAATGCTAATATAGTTCAAGCGATGGTTGAAAAATATGAAGAGATAACTGGCTACTCGGCTGAAGTAAAAGTAACTTCCATAGATAATGGGGAAGTAACCCATGAGACTTTTAGAGAGATAAATTTTAAAAAACCTGATCTATATAAAGCAGTTGAATCATGGGATAATGTAAAGAGAACAAATATAAGCGATGGAGACACATTATGGATAATTAATGAAGCTGTAGATAAGTCAACGGATACATCTAATAAAAGCGTTACTGTTGAGCCTCTTTTTCCAGAAAAAGAGTTATGGCGATATCATTTAGGAACTCAAATATCGGGGATTGATGAAGCAGAGATTATTGAAGAGATGGATAAAGAAGAAATAGCGGGGCGAAGTGCCCGGGTGATTAGATACAAATACAACGAAAAAGAAGAATACTGGCATAAAATCTGGATTGACGAAGAAGAAAAGTTTCCTTTGAAATTAATATTAAAGGGAGGTCCGGATAGTAAGCTGGTAGTTGAATATGAAAATCTTGAAATAAACCCTGGCTTTGATGAAAATACTTTTGTATTTGATGAATTGGATGTTGATATTGATAGTATAGATAAAAGTTTGACTTTTAATAAACTCCTTGATGATAAACAAGAATTAGAAAGTCTGTTGGAAAGGGAGGTATATTCTCTAGATAAAGATGATGTATCAGGAAAGGATATAGACCTTGAATTGAACAAAGTCGGGTATATAGATACTAATTGGTTGTATCAGGGAGTTTTAAGATATGAGGACAAAGAAGATAAAGAAAACTTCTTAGATATCTATCAGGGAACAGCAAGAGAAGAGGAAATGCTGCTTTTTGGAGGAGGAGAAAAGGGTGAGGTAGGTAAGATAGGTGAGGATAACTTACTTGAATTCTTGGAAGGTGAGACTGGACTTTTTGATAATTATCCAAAACCCGTTAATTATTTGAGGTTTAGAATTAACGGGGGAAATGCTGAGAATGGAAAAGATAAAGTTGCAATAGTTTCTAACCTCCCCGCAGAAGTTATGGTTAATTTTGCCGAAGAGTTAACAGGAAAACAGATTAAATTAGAAGGATACTAA
- a CDS encoding proton-conducting transporter membrane subunit codes for MYLFVILGILLPVLVSPLMLILSDKKRKRLMLTIIGSYVFLAIYNFLGGFLGEAVLLSEIGFFEGFHFQEHAYSRIALIGFTFVGAFALLFGLQTQTKREMTISLWALVGAVGVSLAGDFLTMFLFWEILTFSVAGLILIGAVDRGKITSGIKFLYLHVTGGLFLLLGILLHYSEAGSFAIDQPEAGAIFFLLGFGFKAAFLPLHVWVNWGYPTASLSTSVLLSGLTTKIGVYAIARVLPSHEGIVLMGALMAVVGITCALFQNNLRSILSYSIVSKIGYMLAAIGLGSSLSVDAGMLHLINHMLYKALLFMSVGALLYSTGSEDIRELNHGEDKSNFDNELSPAFKIVPIAFVGAVIGSLSISGVPLFNGYISNYLIKYATEGTGIVEPMLLIASVVTVLTFAKFVYYGFLKAKGYQKREVPISMQLSIVATSITILALGIFPEIISGLVPYSSSLSVYSLSGVSDVLLLIGVGILIFVITKGILATRILLPNWLSIEYIFSAFVRKAGYSLHYLLVNLLDRKNNKSFLKILLDTETILGETTLVNLIQTSNDSQAAKAEGERGLSFDSKDEKIKRTFRKPIKELRRPIQERFENINFDQTLIFACLALIMALLMFLG; via the coding sequence GTGTATCTTTTTGTTATATTGGGGATTTTACTTCCCGTATTGGTTTCACCATTGATGTTAATACTATCGGATAAAAAACGTAAAAGGCTAATGCTCACTATAATTGGTTCGTATGTGTTCTTGGCAATTTATAACTTTTTAGGTGGTTTTCTTGGTGAGGCGGTACTGTTAAGTGAAATAGGATTTTTTGAAGGGTTTCATTTTCAGGAGCACGCTTATAGTAGAATTGCCTTAATTGGCTTTACCTTTGTTGGTGCTTTTGCTTTGTTATTTGGTTTACAAACCCAAACAAAAAGAGAAATGACCATATCTCTTTGGGCATTAGTTGGAGCAGTTGGTGTTTCTTTAGCCGGAGATTTCTTAACAATGTTTTTATTCTGGGAGATTTTGACCTTTTCAGTAGCAGGCTTAATTTTGATAGGAGCTGTTGATAGAGGCAAGATAACATCAGGGATAAAGTTTTTATACTTGCACGTAACAGGAGGGTTATTTCTACTTCTTGGAATATTGCTGCATTATAGTGAGGCTGGCTCTTTTGCTATAGACCAACCTGAAGCGGGAGCAATATTTTTCCTTTTAGGTTTTGGCTTTAAAGCTGCATTTTTGCCTCTTCATGTGTGGGTCAACTGGGGTTATCCAACGGCTTCACTATCTACAAGTGTATTATTGTCAGGTTTGACTACAAAAATTGGAGTTTATGCCATAGCTAGGGTTTTACCTTCGCATGAAGGTATAGTATTGATGGGGGCATTAATGGCAGTAGTAGGTATTACCTGTGCACTATTTCAGAATAATCTTAGAAGTATACTGTCGTATTCTATTGTTAGTAAAATAGGGTATATGTTAGCTGCCATCGGTCTTGGTAGCAGTTTGTCTGTTGATGCGGGGATGCTTCACCTGATTAATCACATGCTTTACAAAGCCTTGTTATTTATGAGTGTGGGAGCATTGTTATATTCTACAGGAAGTGAAGATATAAGAGAGCTTAACCATGGGGAAGATAAATCTAACTTTGATAATGAGCTTAGTCCAGCTTTCAAAATAGTTCCAATAGCATTTGTGGGGGCAGTGATAGGATCATTATCAATATCAGGAGTTCCTCTATTTAATGGATATATTAGTAATTATCTAATAAAATATGCCACAGAAGGAACAGGAATTGTGGAGCCTATGCTGCTTATAGCAAGTGTAGTAACTGTACTGACTTTTGCTAAGTTTGTTTATTATGGATTTTTGAAGGCAAAAGGATATCAAAAAAGAGAAGTTCCCATTTCGATGCAGTTATCTATTGTAGCTACTTCTATTACAATATTGGCTTTAGGTATTTTTCCAGAAATAATATCAGGCTTAGTTCCTTACAGCTCTTCGCTTAGTGTATATTCCCTGTCAGGAGTGAGCGATGTATTGCTCTTAATCGGGGTAGGAATTTTGATCTTTGTAATTACTAAGGGCATTTTGGCTACAAGAATCTTACTGCCTAACTGGCTTAGTATAGAATATATATTTTCAGCTTTTGTTAGAAAGGCGGGATATTCGCTTCATTATCTTCTTGTCAATCTTTTAGATAGGAAAAATAATAAGTCATTTCTAAAAATATTGTTAGATACAGAGACTATTCTTGGAGAAACTACCCTGGTTAACTTGATACAGACCAGCAATGACAGCCAAGCGGCAAAGGCAGAAGGTGAAAGAGGGTTAAGTTTTGATAGTAAGGATGAGAAGATAAAACGTACCTTTAGAAAACCAATAAAGGAGCTAAGAAGGCCGATACAAGAAAGGTTTGAAAATATTAATTTTGACCAAACGCTAATATTTGCTTGCTTAGCTTTGATAATGGCTCTATTAATGTTTCTTGGATAG
- a CDS encoding GerMN domain-containing protein: MKNFGKLKSPKSFWLIVLILGITMMVVAGCGNDTNNENENENEEETAANGGENGIYQEDEIKIYFTEDTGTSFVKGYETREVERVTPEEAMEMFLDGPEDEDLYGIPEDVKLLGIEVEDEIAYVDFSSELLDIVLGHESEMVLVDTIVSTLTDFDGIEKVQILVEGETAESISGHVEINEPLERW, translated from the coding sequence ATGAAAAATTTTGGGAAACTTAAAAGTCCTAAAAGTTTTTGGCTTATTGTACTAATCTTAGGTATTACTATGATGGTTGTGGCAGGATGTGGTAATGACACAAACAACGAGAATGAAAACGAGAACGAAGAAGAGACTGCAGCGAACGGCGGTGAAAATGGAATTTATCAAGAAGATGAGATAAAAATTTATTTTACAGAAGATACAGGGACGAGTTTTGTTAAGGGTTATGAAACTAGAGAGGTGGAAAGAGTTACCCCTGAAGAAGCAATGGAAATGTTTTTAGATGGGCCAGAAGATGAAGATCTATATGGTATCCCAGAGGATGTGAAATTACTTGGGATAGAGGTGGAAGATGAAATTGCATACGTTGATTTTTCTAGTGAACTTTTAGATATAGTTTTAGGGCATGAATCTGAAATGGTTTTGGTTGATACTATTGTTAGTACGCTAACTGATTTTGATGGGATTGAAAAGGTGCAGATATTAGTAGAAGGGGAAACGGCTGAAAGTATCTCGGGCCATGTGGAGATTAATGAGCCTCTAGAAAGATGGTAG
- a CDS encoding YibE/F family protein, producing the protein MSTKVHKRLIVGFLLIFAIFSFGVMTFGEITATFAYEGPDEFDKSVEMKEEDQADTYRARVLNVSEQDPPASQQSFTEKIQMLEIEILNGPYEGEVYEIENPISGNEFYDFNVSENDRILIRAETVGEDISNLYIQDFLRETYIYYAVGAFALALLLVGGLKGLKTIFTLSLTLFIIFRFMIPLVAEGYNPLWLSVMLASLVALISLCVIGGLNKKTVIAIIGTVGGVLVAGVLALIVGEAATLTGFSNQEAQLLQYTDIGEIDVQGLLFAGIIIGALGAVMDIGMSIASACYEMKDINPEIEGQDIFKAGLNVGRDIMGTMSNTLVLAYTGTAMPLLLLFLAQDMGYSEIINMDIIATEVVRAIAGSMGLLVAIPITAITSGFLLGNKK; encoded by the coding sequence TTGTCTACTAAAGTACATAAAAGACTAATTGTTGGGTTTTTATTGATATTTGCTATATTTTCTTTTGGAGTAATGACATTTGGTGAGATAACAGCGACTTTTGCTTATGAAGGACCTGATGAATTTGATAAAAGCGTTGAAATGAAAGAAGAAGATCAAGCAGATACCTATAGGGCAAGAGTTTTAAATGTTAGTGAACAAGATCCTCCGGCAAGCCAACAAAGCTTCACGGAGAAAATACAGATGTTAGAAATAGAAATACTAAATGGCCCGTACGAAGGCGAAGTTTATGAAATAGAAAACCCGATCTCTGGAAATGAATTTTATGATTTTAATGTCTCTGAAAATGACAGAATATTGATTAGGGCAGAAACCGTTGGAGAAGATATAAGTAACTTATATATACAAGATTTTTTGAGGGAGACATATATTTACTACGCTGTAGGAGCTTTTGCCCTGGCTTTATTATTGGTTGGAGGGTTAAAAGGTCTTAAAACCATATTTACATTGTCTCTAACCCTATTTATTATATTTAGATTTATGATACCATTAGTAGCAGAAGGATATAATCCTCTATGGCTTAGTGTAATGCTTGCCTCTTTAGTGGCACTTATAAGCTTGTGTGTTATCGGAGGCCTGAATAAAAAGACCGTTATTGCAATTATTGGTACTGTAGGTGGAGTGTTAGTAGCTGGTGTATTAGCTTTGATAGTGGGTGAAGCAGCTACCCTGACCGGCTTTTCTAATCAGGAGGCACAGCTTCTTCAATATACTGATATTGGAGAGATTGATGTTCAGGGGCTTTTATTTGCAGGGATAATTATTGGTGCCTTAGGTGCTGTGATGGATATTGGAATGAGTATTGCTTCTGCCTGCTATGAGATGAAAGATATAAATCCCGAAATTGAAGGGCAAGACATTTTTAAAGCTGGTTTGAATGTAGGCCGGGACATAATGGGTACAATGTCAAACACACTGGTACTAGCTTATACAGGGACTGCTATGCCGCTTTTATTATTGTTTTTGGCCCAGGACATGGGTTATTCGGAAATAATAAATATGGATATTATAGCAACAGAAGTTGTAAGAGCTATTGCTGGGTCAATGGGTCTTTTGGTTGCCATACCTATTACTGCTATAACTTCAGGATTCTTGTTAGGAAACAAAAAATAG
- a CDS encoding RNA polymerase sigma factor: protein MIKKPDEELYDFDEIYENYNLKIYNFLYYKVQNHEEAQELTQDTFRKAWTKIKNLELTEEQIQSYLYTTAKNTLYDTWRKRRIKTVSIDNVKDSASEMLLPEDQAIEKEEMETLRSAMDKLPPDQKKVLELRVMEGLSSKVVALKMLKTPGAVRNLQYRGIKNLRDILKGMEAFENDF from the coding sequence GTGATAAAAAAGCCTGATGAAGAGTTATATGATTTCGATGAAATATATGAGAACTATAATTTAAAGATATATAATTTTTTATACTATAAAGTTCAAAATCATGAAGAAGCCCAAGAGCTGACCCAGGATACTTTTAGAAAAGCCTGGACAAAAATCAAAAACCTTGAACTTACTGAAGAACAAATACAGAGTTATCTATATACTACAGCAAAAAATACATTGTATGATACCTGGAGAAAAAGAAGGATAAAAACAGTTAGTATAGACAATGTCAAAGATTCTGCTTCAGAGATGTTACTCCCGGAGGATCAGGCTATAGAGAAAGAAGAGATGGAAACTCTTCGAAGTGCCATGGATAAACTTCCCCCTGATCAGAAAAAAGTTTTGGAGCTCAGGGTAATGGAGGGTTTGTCATCCAAAGTAGTTGCTCTAAAAATGTTAAAGACTCCAGGTGCCGTAAGAAACCTTCAGTATCGGGGGATTAAAAATCTAAGAGATATATTAAAGGGAATGGAGGCATTTGAAAATGACTTCTAA
- a CDS encoding sugar phosphate isomerase/epimerase family protein — MKYRNNDFKIGCGIFYERFKEDPDFYLEYFDHLEIQDFVLPINLDERASKIIRFYKKHLKNFKGTLSIHGPFKELFPSSMDKQVRKLAYERFNKGLSIGKELGCDLMVVHSCYNPLMNYTGYRDNWLENSSIFWEEFLNKCNKNDMTIAIENIWDRTPDHLIMLMKNFNTPNLKICFDTGHANLFSYLSQKEWYDNLGEYLGHLHIHDNNGEEDEHLPPGQGNIDFTPLFSLEECKEIAFVGEVQGYTKEGESFIKFFSQ; from the coding sequence ATGAAGTATAGAAATAATGATTTTAAAATAGGATGTGGGATTTTTTATGAACGTTTTAAAGAAGACCCTGACTTTTATCTGGAATATTTTGATCATTTAGAAATTCAGGATTTTGTTTTGCCCATTAATTTAGATGAGCGTGCAAGCAAAATAATAAGATTTTATAAAAAACATCTTAAAAATTTTAAAGGAACACTGTCTATTCATGGACCTTTTAAGGAACTGTTTCCAAGTAGTATGGATAAACAAGTGCGTAAATTAGCGTATGAACGTTTCAATAAAGGGTTAAGTATAGGGAAAGAGTTGGGCTGTGATTTGATGGTTGTTCATTCCTGTTACAACCCACTTATGAATTATACCGGGTATCGGGATAACTGGCTAGAAAATAGTTCGATCTTTTGGGAAGAATTTTTAAACAAGTGCAACAAAAACGATATGACGATAGCTATTGAAAACATATGGGATAGGACTCCGGATCATCTAATTATGCTTATGAAAAACTTTAATACGCCCAACCTCAAAATTTGTTTTGATACAGGCCATGCAAATCTATTTTCTTATTTAAGTCAAAAGGAATGGTATGATAATTTGGGTGAGTATTTAGGACATTTGCATATACATGATAATAATGGCGAAGAAGATGAACACCTGCCACCAGGACAAGGAAATATTGATTTTACCCCGTTATTTTCACTTGAAGAATGTAAAGAGATTGCTTTTGTAGGTGAAGTCCAGGGATACACTAAAGAAGGAGAAAGTTTTATTAAATTTTTTTCTCAGTAA
- a CDS encoding SIMPL domain-containing protein (The SIMPL domain is named for its presence in mouse protein SIMPL (signalling molecule that associates with mouse pelle-like kinase). Bacterial member BP26, from Brucella, was shown to assemble into a channel-like structure, while YggE from E. coli has been associated with resistance to oxidative stress.) — MLKKPMIILLVVLLSLPVITAAEEQENEVGEDVVEDLPENEVQEDEAEVEGREKDGVLIEVVEEVREDDEYSSEMEAGEAIPEEAEVKSQNSSGDINVSGEGSVSVEPDIGYVNFSIVAGGENINELYQDNVSTVNEVVDALVEHGVSRDNITTEGFNIRDDYRHLPPEEREKEPSYVVTTDLKVLVEDLEEEMGEVMNIGIDSGANRVSSIQFDVEDPEEHYYDALEKALENAEKKTERIADFYDASPGEVKMVNEDRAQIGRGVQMEMADAEYAEEAALGDTLPIEPGEISFESQVQVKYGLN, encoded by the coding sequence ATGTTAAAGAAACCAATGATTATTTTGTTAGTAGTGTTACTTAGTTTACCAGTTATTACTGCGGCAGAAGAACAAGAAAATGAGGTAGGAGAAGATGTTGTTGAAGATTTGCCAGAAAATGAAGTGCAAGAAGATGAAGCTGAAGTGGAAGGAAGAGAAAAAGATGGGGTGTTGATCGAAGTAGTTGAAGAGGTAAGAGAAGATGACGAATATAGTTCTGAGATGGAAGCAGGAGAAGCTATCCCAGAAGAGGCTGAAGTCAAAAGCCAAAACTCGTCGGGTGATATAAATGTGAGTGGGGAAGGTAGTGTGTCAGTAGAACCAGATATTGGTTATGTTAATTTTTCAATAGTAGCAGGTGGTGAAAATATAAATGAGCTTTATCAGGACAATGTAAGTACTGTCAATGAAGTCGTAGATGCACTAGTAGAACATGGCGTTAGTAGGGATAATATAACAACTGAAGGATTTAATATAAGAGATGATTATCGTCATTTGCCACCTGAAGAAAGAGAAAAAGAACCTTCCTATGTTGTAACTACTGACTTAAAGGTATTAGTTGAGGACCTTGAGGAAGAGATGGGCGAGGTTATGAATATTGGAATAGACAGCGGGGCTAACCGTGTAAGTTCAATTCAGTTTGATGTAGAAGATCCAGAAGAACATTATTACGATGCTTTAGAAAAAGCACTTGAAAATGCCGAAAAAAAGACTGAAAGAATAGCTGACTTTTATGATGCTTCCCCAGGTGAAGTTAAAATGGTAAATGAAGACCGGGCCCAAATAGGAAGAGGAGTCCAAATGGAAATGGCAGATGCAGAATATGCCGAGGAAGCTGCATTAGGAGATACACTTCCCATTGAGCCAGGCGAAATAAGCTTTGAGAGTCAGGTGCAAGTTAAATATGGCCTGAATTAA